ATTTTGGTAATGCTGAAGGTGATGCATCTCTGCTCACACATCCTCATCTAGATATACTGATGAAGGACTGAGTTTATCAAACAGTTATAAGACCTGTTATAAAACCCAGCAGTGtggccttttttttccttttgacttGTTTCATGATTACTGAACAGAAATGGTCATGAATTTGTTTAGTCAGACCTGCAGAAGTGTGGTGGTTTGACCCTGGCTGGAggccaggtgcccaccaaagctgctctgacactcccctcctcagctggacaggggagagaaaatacaacaaaaggcTCCTGGGTCAAgataagggcagggagagatcactcaccatTTTCTCTGATTTGTCATGGGTAAAACAGACTCCacttggggaaattaatttattacaaATCAAATCAGAACAAGATAataagaaataaacacaaaaagaTTACAAAAAGTAATATTTGGAATTGTTACGGCAccaatactttatttttttaaaacttttccaCTTGTTTCGATGTGACTGATTTCCAGCGTGTGCTACACAGTGCACTGCAAGTCTCAAGATAGGATTTTCAAAGGTATTCAGTGTTGATGTAAATCCTCTTTCTCAGAAGTTTCCAGATGCTTTACTGCAGGAGATCAGTACAGACAAATAGAGCTTTGAAAGTTTAGTACTTTGTCTTTGGAAAGTACAACCCAAATTTGCAAGTGAGTGCAAATTGGCTGTCACAGCTACTATCATGAAACAGTGTTTGCTGGAGTGCCTGCTGTAATTTAGCAGAGGTTATAGCATGTTCATAATTAAGAAGACAACCTTAGTGGAGAGAGTTGATTTCTGACCTTCAATTGCTGCAAACTAATGACTCACTTTGTTTTAGCACCGGTCACCTGCAGGTGTTTCAGAGCTCTCATGGTCCCCTTTACACAAGTGTGCATCCTCTTAATGATTACCTTGGCATGGATGTCCTAACCGGATGCActgctttggggttttattttattttgttttattttagataTCTTTAATCAGAAAATGGGCTTTGCTGGAAGCTTGTATTAAGATCCCTTTCTTTTGTGAGCAAAAGAATATCAGTGAGGGTCATGTTTATGTAgtgatatttttgttttaggACTCCTTTTTGCTTTAATAACTGGGCTGTCAAATTAGCTTCAAAACAGTATACAAAGAATATGCAAGCAGAGCTGATTTCAAGATACATTGGCTTTTATGGAACACCTAAATATCTGCATAGTACCTGAGTGTATTTTAGGGTAGTCTGATAGAACAGAAAAATCTGTATGGAATCTGTggaaaaatttgtatttttgtcATGAAATCAGTAAGTCATACAAGCTTGGAAGTCAAAGTGGAAAACATCTTTGAACCTCTCTTACTTTTGTCTTATGGCTCTGGAAGTGAAATTGTGGACTAGCAGTTGTCTCATTATACTGTGTTTTGACTTTCCAGGAAATCTGTGTGGGAATATTAGGGAATATGGCCTGTTTCCAGGATATCTGCATGTCCATTAGCAAAGATGAGAATCTTGGGTAAGTGTCTGTGTGCTTTGTACATGGACAGGTACTGCTTGTCTAGACTCACAATCAGGAAATTCATGTTAGAGGAAGCCTACCCAGCCTCATCTTCATTTATAACTTTTGGCTGGCCATGTTTCTGTGGGAAGTGctcaggaaaggaagaaaggacaCACACCActatttttggggatttttaatcACCAGTCAAGTTAGTTTTTAAGTTTGGTGGTCTTGAGACACTGGAAGTGCATGCACAGTTAGGAAAAGCTGGCTTTTATCTCAGAACATGGCTGCAGTTATGAAATTAATCTTTTTataccttttttaaaaataaagatggattttattaacttttttccccctgcatttTCTTAAAGCCAAGTGTTACTGCAACGTTTGTGTGATTCAGATTCCCCAACTCTTCTGGAAACAAGCAGGTAGGACATCTCAGAAATTAATGCATCATTAGCAGTAACATGTAGTTCTGCTATGCTCTGAGGCCTGGGGAGAAAACTGACAAGTGGGCTCACTATTTTATTATCCTGTCATCGTTTCCTTTTCTTGTTTCTGCATTGTTGTGGAATCACTTTGCTGTGAGTTAGATTCCCATCTCTGTTTCCACTGTCATTATTTTGGATTTACACTTGTACAGCTAAAAGGAGTGAACTGGCTTCTAATTTGTTAAATGGGGAATTCTTGCCTAGGTTGTTGTTGACTTGCCTCTCCCAGCCTGAGGTGGCCAGTGTCTGGGTGGAGAGGATCCGAGAAAACCCTTCTGTGTACGACTGTGTTTGCTTTATCATGTCCAGCTCTACAAATGGTAAGTTGCCAAAACAAGCTGGGATTTAGTGGGTGTTTCCAGAAGCAAAATAACCAAAGTTTGCAATTtcaaagacaaatattttcagttgggttaatttctttaaaataaaggaaaccTCGTGAGTTTAAAGGACACCAAAACAAACTTGCCCTGCCTTTGCAggtttataaatatatataaaaccaaCTAGAAAAGCACTCATAGAGGAAGAAGAAACCTCTGGGGGgagaataaaaatatgtttaaattgAAGAAGTTGTTATTTGCCAGAATAAAAGAAAGGGCATAGTCTTCATTCAGTCTTCATTCAAAATGACATATGTCATTTTTGAACCTTGAAACAAGACCtcatttaattaatatttttcaagtcAGATAtggattttctatttttaaagctACTGTATCTGTAGAATGTGAACTGGAGGAATGGTTCAGTTACTCTGGCAGCTGAATGCTGTGCAGGCTTTAGGTATGCAGACAGTGCTACACAAATATCTCTTAGCACTAAGTTAGCAAAAACCACACCGACCACCTAAAAATGGAAGTATTTTGGATAGCATTTGTGTTTAACATCCAACTCAGCTGTAACAGCAGTTATCATTTGTCAAGAATCCTAAAATTActgctgtttcattttttaataattttttttaaatgccaatTCTCAGAAATCCTGCTCCATCCAATTGAAATAACAGATCTGTTTAAGTAAAATGGCAGATTGGCAGGTGGATGACTAGCATAAAACTGGATCTCTAGGAACAAATCTTGAGAAGTTTTACTTCAGAAGCAGAAGTGAGGACTTTTCAGGAGCATGGCATCTCTTTGCAGAATAAAGTTACTGCTTCATATGTGGCATGACAAGGTAGAAGGTGTCAGTGTGCTTTCTGGCAATCCCTATGTATCAAACTCTTTACCTGGTCTATGCCACATAAAGGAATTAAACATAGCAACCAGTAGTGGGTCACAGAGAAAGTGAATTTATTTCAGTCCTGAATTTACTCCAAATACTTGTATATACCAGCACCTTGTAAGCTAATTTTTGCTCTTCATTTTTAGTCttgttgaaataaaaataacattctcTCTCATGCAGTTGAATTGCTGGTGAAAGTGGGTGAAGTGGTGGACAAGCTCTTTGATCTGGATGAAGAGCTGATGTTAAACTGGATCAAAAATGGCACTTGTCACTCTGTGGGACCATCTGTAGATGATTCTCCTGAAGAACTTCCAGACTTTAAGATTGTGCCTTGTATACTTGAAGCAGCCAAGCAAGTCCGGTATGGGAGATTTATTTTTGATTTCATGGCTGGGGAGATTCTTCATAACCTTGTAAGGCCTGTGCCCAGATATCTTGCTTTTAGTGGCACAGTTTGACAATCACTGGGATATGGTTTTCCTGGACTTATGGTTTGATATGGGTCAACTTGTTTGTTTGCAAAAGGAATGGCAGTGACTGCTGATGGGCTTCTCTGTGACCAAAACACAGAACATAGGCTCAGTAAGCAGCACTTTAATTTGTCTTTTTGATGTTTGTTCTGTGTAGATCAGATAACCCAGAAGGACTGGACGTTTATATGCATATCCTGCAGCTCCTGACCACGGTGGATGAGGGTATCCAGGCTATTGGTAAGAGCCTGGAATTGCTGTGTGTGAGGGGACCAAGAGAGGCCATAACTTCTGGATCACCACGTATTTATTGGGGAGAGCAGGAATTCACATACCTGGAATAAATTTGTTGGGTTGGTGggctctctttctttctttctcaagtgCAGGCTCCTGATGGAGGAAAAGAGACTTGGAGTTTGCTTTATGACCTCGTTTGCCAAGAGCTTTGCCAGCCAGATGATCCACCGATCATTGTGCAGGAGCAGAAGACTGTGCTGGCCTCTATTTTGTCCGTGCTGTCTGCTATGTTTGCTTCACAGACAGAGCAGGACTACACCAGGATGAGGAAAAGCAAgttgtgcttttttctttttattttaagttaATATTCACAATTGGCTTTATGTGGTTGTGGAAGGTGGTTCATTTCAGTGACATTGCATACAGTAAGACTCTTCCCTGGTTACTCAGAATCACAGCTAGCCCAAAGTTCAGTTACTGGGTGGGCTGTAAATTCTGAGGATTTACAGTACCAAAATCTACAGATTCTGCTCAGTCTTCTCCATTGGGTAAACTAGTgaaaatttcagaatttttttttgctaaaatatAGTAATACATTATTACATTGTTATTTTATACATAATATATACAACATATATTTTTAtgcactaatttttttttttagtagggGGAGATTCTGCACTTACTTAAATCCCTCTATCATTTCTTACTTTTCAATCCATGGAAAAATCTTTAGAATTAAAAGCCTCTCTTGAGAATGTGAGTCAGGGTCATCTGCAGCAGAAAGATGCTGTGCAGTTTGGTTTTCAGATAGGATTATCTGGATGCAAATTTAACATACTGCCCTCACTGGGTGCTTCAAATGACGGTTTCCTCCTCATGCTCCTTACACTGGCATATAGTTTTTATAGATACAGGTCAGCTTGCAGGAAaattttttttgggttttctacTACATTTCCACTTGCTTTTTCAAAACTGTCTTTGAGTAACAAAATACAATACTGTCAGAATATACATCCCTATAGCTTTTGTGTAAAAATCTGATGGTGTGTTTCAAAATTCTAATGCCTTGAAAGGATGGACAAGAATTTTCAGTGTTAAAGTTCACTGTTCTTGTTACTTTGTGTTAAGATATGCCACTGGTTGGGAGCTTGATTCGTATTTTACAATACATGGAGGGCTGTGGGAAGAGAGCTGTTGATAACTCCAAGGAGTCTGAGCAAGAGGAGACTGGAAGGACTGATGTAAATGAGGAagatttccatttaaaaattttgaagGATATTTGCTGTGAATTGCTTTCCAATATGCTTCAAGAACTAACCAAGGTaagaataaacaaaattatAGTAGGGATTTCTGCAGGGTAGGtaagaaaaaagtatttaatattAATGTGGACATTTTTCTGTGCAAGTGCAGTTGCTTACTGGGAATTCATCAGAGACTCAACCAGAAGTAGCAACATGTGTGGGAGATGGGAGGGACACAGGTTTTCTGAGGGGTGTGCCAAGATTCTCTATGATAAATTCTGTAGATATATGT
This window of the Anomalospiza imberbis isolate Cuckoo-Finch-1a 21T00152 chromosome 6, ASM3175350v1, whole genome shotgun sequence genome carries:
- the SAAL1 gene encoding protein SAAL1, which codes for MDRNPSPPCSDAEEEEGDAVGNTVYSKHWLFSVLTRLIEVIAPAEPDPAASPEGARTELDEEMENDICKVWDMSMDEDVALFLQEFNAPDIFMGVFAKSKCPRLTEICVGILGNMACFQDICMSISKDENLGQVLLQRLCDSDSPTLLETSRLLLTCLSQPEVASVWVERIRENPSVYDCVCFIMSSSTNVELLVKVGEVVDKLFDLDEELMLNWIKNGTCHSVGPSVDDSPEELPDFKIVPCILEAAKQVRSDNPEGLDVYMHILQLLTTVDEGIQAIVQAPDGGKETWSLLYDLVCQELCQPDDPPIIVQEQKTVLASILSVLSAMFASQTEQDYTRMRKKDMPLVGSLIRILQYMEGCGKRAVDNSKESEQEETGRTDVNEEDFHLKILKDICCELLSNMLQELTKENTLEGLHQGHLNEQTCSCAFQNLLPLYSASVESFLEVLREADQTLADNLEKRFPSLKAHT